One genomic region from Myxocyprinus asiaticus isolate MX2 ecotype Aquarium Trade chromosome 27, UBuf_Myxa_2, whole genome shotgun sequence encodes:
- the LOC127418033 gene encoding transmembrane and coiled-coil domain-containing protein 6-like isoform X2, with product MWRLKSIRHKASRSANDLEELKLKKREFEKALRQARRDRQLISKRLLQNVDDEDEDEESVETGSAPLSPEQVRELIRGVQCGGEEKAAPLASLRKALRNPDTQLTFIKIRGITLLWWRPLASLYTSCCRPEMLLNKSSCKLSSSCVSLTYHVSLKAVMACGIIPHLISALTPDAEFGFGAAIECAWCLHYLVSSDVDHSMLLAQGALSQCTAVLVTLGGAVARGNLVDGMELLIWPLLRCLGNLLVQSKGCDVMPEDTRLLATLCVFSQAYLHSHPALCRESLWALNNLTAGSSGFCSGLLLLKLVPVLIQLLSFSKGINSMVLRVVGNIGYHGTQYCVGLIQAGLLTALCATLKMAEPEVVTLSLELLHMLLSSSPQVLVEFTRMNGVPLLEAIQYNSEAEQRVRAAYILHHHFPSFSEVDETCSS from the exons ATGTGGAGACTGAAAAGCATCCGCCATAAAGCAAGCCGATCTGCCAATGATTTGGAGGAGCTTAAACTGAAGAAAAGAGAGTTTGAGAAAG CACTTAGACAGGCGAGGAGAGACAGACAGCTCATCAGTAAGAGACTCCTGCAGAATGtggatgatgaagatgaagatgaagaaTCTGTGGAAACAGGCTCCGCCCCTCTGTCACCTGAACAG GTCAGAGAGCTGATACGTGGAGTCCAGTGTGGTGGCGAGGAGAAGGCCGCTCCTCTGGCATCTTTAAGAAAAGCACTAAGAAACCCTGACACACAACTCACATTCATTAA AATCAGAGGTATAACCTTGCTGTGGTGGAGGCCATTGGCTTCACTTTATACCAGTTGCTGCAGGCCAGAGATGCTGCTGAACAAATCATCCTGTAAATTATCTTCCTCATGTGTTTCATTAACATATCATGTTAGTCTGAA AGCAGTCATGGCCTGTGGAATAATCCCTCATTTGATCTCAGCGTTGACTCCAGATGCAGAGTTTGGGTTTGGAGCAGCAATTGAGTGCGCGTGGTGTTTGCACTATTTAGTCAGCAG TGATGTGGATCACTCAATGCTGCTTGCTCAAGGGGCCCTCTCACAGTGCACTGCTGTCTTAGTAACACTAGGAGGTGCTGTTGCTCGAGGAAACCTTGTGGATGGAATGGAGCTG CTCATTTGGCCTCTCCTGCGTTGCCTTGGTAACCTGCTGGTCCAGAGTAAAGGGTGTGATGTAATGCCAGAGGACACTCGTCTCCTCGCCACCCTGTGTGTCTTCAGCCAGGCTTATCTTCACTCTCACCCGGCTCTGTGTAGAGAGAGCCTGTGGGCCCTCAACAACCTCACTG CTGGTTCCAGCGGGTTTTGCTCTGGTCTGCTGCTCCTTAAACTAGTTCCTGTGTTGATTCAGCTTCTGTCTTTCTCTAAAGGAATCAACTCAATG GTGCTGAGAGTTGTAGGTAATATCGGCTATCATGGCACACAATACTGTGTTGGGTTGATTCAGGCTGGGCTGCTCACTGCTCTCTGTGCCACACTGAAGATGGCCGAGCCTGAAGTGGTGACTCTGAGCCTGGAGTTGCTGCACATGCTGTTATCCAGTAGCCCACAG GTGCTTGTGGAGTTCACGAGGATGAATGGTGTTCCACTGCTGGAAGCGATTCAGTATAACAGTGAAGCAGAGCAGCGTGTCAGAGCTGCCTACATTCTCCATCATCACTTTCCTTCTTTCTCTGAG GTGGATGAGACCTGTTCCTCATAA
- the LOC127418033 gene encoding transmembrane and coiled-coil domain-containing protein 6-like isoform X1 → MWRLKSIRHKASRSANDLEELKLKKREFEKALRQARRDRQLISKRLLQNVDDEDEDEESVETGSAPLSPEQVRELIRGVQCGGEEKAAPLASLRKALRNPDTQLTFIKSVNSMHILVGQLSGHNAQCQLEAACCLHELSHSPHPSVGQACLPAGPYLLTYLSGQSTKLTELCLYTLGNLCPDSALVREKLLAQGILSALTNCFQNQRYNLAVVEAIGFTLYQLLQARDAAEQIILAVMACGIIPHLISALTPDAEFGFGAAIECAWCLHYLVSSDVDHSMLLAQGALSQCTAVLVTLGGAVARGNLVDGMELLIWPLLRCLGNLLVQSKGCDVMPEDTRLLATLCVFSQAYLHSHPALCRESLWALNNLTAGSSGFCSGLLLLKLVPVLIQLLSFSKGINSMVLRVVGNIGYHGTQYCVGLIQAGLLTALCATLKMAEPEVVTLSLELLHMLLSSSPQVLVEFTRMNGVPLLEAIQYNSEAEQRVRAAYILHHHFPSFSEVDETCSS, encoded by the exons ATGTGGAGACTGAAAAGCATCCGCCATAAAGCAAGCCGATCTGCCAATGATTTGGAGGAGCTTAAACTGAAGAAAAGAGAGTTTGAGAAAG CACTTAGACAGGCGAGGAGAGACAGACAGCTCATCAGTAAGAGACTCCTGCAGAATGtggatgatgaagatgaagatgaagaaTCTGTGGAAACAGGCTCCGCCCCTCTGTCACCTGAACAG GTCAGAGAGCTGATACGTGGAGTCCAGTGTGGTGGCGAGGAGAAGGCCGCTCCTCTGGCATCTTTAAGAAAAGCACTAAGAAACCCTGACACACAACTCACATTCATTAA ATCAGTGAACAGTATGCATATCTTGGTGGGGCAGCTCAGTGGTCATAATGCCCAGTGTCAGCTGGAAGCAGCATGTTGTCTCCATGAGCTGTCTCACTCTCCTCACCCCAGCGTTGGTCAGGCCTGTCTGCCTGCTGGCCCGTATCTCCTCACCTACCTCTCTGGTCAGAGCACTAAGCTGACG GAACTCTGTTTATACACTCTAGGAAACCTGTGTCCTGACAGCGCTTTAGTTAGAGAGAAGCTCCTGGCTCAGGGAATTCTTTCTGCCCTGACAAACTGCTTTCAG AATCAGAGGTATAACCTTGCTGTGGTGGAGGCCATTGGCTTCACTTTATACCAGTTGCTGCAGGCCAGAGATGCTGCTGAACAAATCATCCT AGCAGTCATGGCCTGTGGAATAATCCCTCATTTGATCTCAGCGTTGACTCCAGATGCAGAGTTTGGGTTTGGAGCAGCAATTGAGTGCGCGTGGTGTTTGCACTATTTAGTCAGCAG TGATGTGGATCACTCAATGCTGCTTGCTCAAGGGGCCCTCTCACAGTGCACTGCTGTCTTAGTAACACTAGGAGGTGCTGTTGCTCGAGGAAACCTTGTGGATGGAATGGAGCTG CTCATTTGGCCTCTCCTGCGTTGCCTTGGTAACCTGCTGGTCCAGAGTAAAGGGTGTGATGTAATGCCAGAGGACACTCGTCTCCTCGCCACCCTGTGTGTCTTCAGCCAGGCTTATCTTCACTCTCACCCGGCTCTGTGTAGAGAGAGCCTGTGGGCCCTCAACAACCTCACTG CTGGTTCCAGCGGGTTTTGCTCTGGTCTGCTGCTCCTTAAACTAGTTCCTGTGTTGATTCAGCTTCTGTCTTTCTCTAAAGGAATCAACTCAATG GTGCTGAGAGTTGTAGGTAATATCGGCTATCATGGCACACAATACTGTGTTGGGTTGATTCAGGCTGGGCTGCTCACTGCTCTCTGTGCCACACTGAAGATGGCCGAGCCTGAAGTGGTGACTCTGAGCCTGGAGTTGCTGCACATGCTGTTATCCAGTAGCCCACAG GTGCTTGTGGAGTTCACGAGGATGAATGGTGTTCCACTGCTGGAAGCGATTCAGTATAACAGTGAAGCAGAGCAGCGTGTCAGAGCTGCCTACATTCTCCATCATCACTTTCCTTCTTTCTCTGAG GTGGATGAGACCTGTTCCTCATAA